The following coding sequences are from one Flexibacter flexilis DSM 6793 window:
- a CDS encoding glycosyltransferase family 39 protein produces the protein MKLFLQKHQHTFVLLAFIALKFGLHGIIINPLYELHRDEYLHLNQGQHLAWGYLSVPPVTSWISLLILWLGNSIFWVKFFPALFGAITLFFVWKITEILGGNLFAKSLAVVAVLFSALVRLNMLFQPNSFDTMVWTFMFWVLLKYIENQENKWLYVFAVAVALGFLNKYNVVFLVLGTLAALLLSPYRNVFINKHFYLALLLAALLVAPNLWWQYTNHFPVLYHMKLLKATQLKNVETGNFLKEQMLFFFNAIFVLLAAIYALIFYKNFAKYRLFLFALVAVLGLYIYLKGKGYYAIGLYPAYMAFGAVFLENLIKNNIVKTVLLLVPLVIFSFGFKYLFPVDSPEQVQKEAAVYDDLGLTRWEDGKLHALPQDYADMLGWKELAQKVDAAYEQIGDTAHTLVYCDNYGQAGAINYYSRHAGHIGAVSFSADYLNWFDLSRPVKHIVMVKDLGDTDTTRSDERPLFQEIKYYGKIENPFAREQGTRIYILKNARTDINAILKKEIAEEWQQIHQ, from the coding sequence ATGAAATTATTTCTTCAAAAACACCAGCACACATTTGTTTTATTGGCTTTTATCGCGCTCAAATTTGGGTTGCACGGTATCATTATTAATCCGCTATATGAGTTGCATCGCGACGAATATTTGCACCTAAATCAAGGGCAACATTTGGCATGGGGTTATTTGTCTGTTCCGCCTGTTACTTCGTGGATTTCTTTGCTTATTTTGTGGCTTGGAAATTCGATATTTTGGGTTAAATTTTTTCCTGCACTTTTTGGCGCAATTACCCTGTTTTTTGTTTGGAAAATAACCGAAATATTGGGTGGAAATTTATTTGCTAAATCGTTGGCAGTGGTGGCCGTGTTGTTTTCTGCCCTCGTGCGCCTGAATATGCTGTTTCAGCCCAATTCTTTTGATACGATGGTCTGGACTTTCATGTTTTGGGTGCTGCTAAAATATATTGAAAATCAGGAAAATAAATGGCTTTATGTGTTTGCCGTAGCCGTTGCGCTGGGTTTTCTGAACAAATATAATGTGGTGTTTTTGGTGCTGGGTACTTTGGCGGCTTTGCTGCTTTCACCGTATCGTAACGTATTCATTAACAAACATTTTTATTTGGCTTTGCTGTTGGCTGCGCTGCTGGTTGCCCCGAATTTGTGGTGGCAATACACGAATCATTTTCCTGTACTTTATCACATGAAATTGCTCAAAGCGACACAACTGAAAAATGTAGAAACGGGCAATTTTCTTAAAGAACAAATGTTGTTTTTCTTTAATGCTATTTTTGTGCTATTAGCGGCAATTTACGCGCTTATTTTTTATAAGAATTTTGCTAAATATCGCTTGTTTTTGTTTGCTCTTGTGGCGGTATTAGGGCTTTATATTTATCTGAAAGGAAAAGGATATTATGCTATTGGTTTGTATCCTGCTTATATGGCTTTTGGGGCGGTATTTTTAGAAAATTTGATTAAAAATAATATAGTAAAAACGGTGCTTTTACTTGTGCCTTTGGTTATTTTTTCGTTTGGTTTTAAATATTTATTTCCTGTGGATTCGCCTGAGCAAGTGCAAAAAGAAGCCGCCGTTTACGACGATTTGGGGCTGACGCGCTGGGAAGATGGCAAATTGCACGCGCTGCCGCAGGATTACGCGGATATGTTGGGCTGGAAGGAGTTGGCGCAAAAAGTAGATGCCGCTTACGAGCAAATCGGCGACACGGCGCACACACTGGTATATTGCGACAATTACGGACAAGCTGGCGCGATTAACTACTATTCGCGGCACGCTGGCCACATCGGGGCGGTCTCTTTTTCAGCGGATTACCTCAATTGGTTTGATTTGAGCCGACCCGTCAAGCATATTGTAATGGTCAAAGATTTGGGCGATACGGATACAACTCGCTCCGACGAACGGCCTCTTTTTCAGGAAATTAAATACTATGGAAAGATAGAAAACCCTTTTGCACGGGAGCAAGGTACACGGATTTATATTTTGAAAAATGCCCGCACAGACATCAACGCCATTTTGAAAAAAGAAATCGCGGAGGAATGGCAGCAAATTCACCAATAA
- the hisF gene encoding imidazole glycerol phosphate synthase subunit HisF: MLTKRIIPCLDIKDGQTVKGINFENLRSAGNPVELAQFYAAQGADELVFLDITATVENRKTLLHLVQEVARHINIPFTVGGGIGSVADVSALLNAGADKISINSSAVRNPSLINELAAEFGSQCVVVAIDTRHVNGENIVHTHGGRTPTQLQTLAWAREVTERGAGEILLTSMDSDGTKAGFADALTRTVAQSVSIPVIASGGAGTMAHFKSVFEEGCADAALAAGIFHFGEMTIPDLKHYLQQNGIAVRI, translated from the coding sequence ATGCTGACCAAACGTATTATTCCTTGCTTGGACATCAAAGACGGCCAGACCGTCAAGGGTATTAACTTCGAGAACCTGCGCAGCGCGGGCAACCCCGTCGAATTGGCGCAATTTTATGCCGCACAAGGCGCGGACGAACTGGTTTTTTTGGATATTACGGCCACCGTCGAAAACCGCAAAACACTGCTGCATTTGGTGCAAGAAGTTGCCCGACACATCAATATTCCGTTCACGGTTGGGGGCGGCATCGGGTCGGTGGCGGACGTATCGGCACTGCTCAACGCGGGCGCGGACAAAATCTCTATCAACTCGTCGGCGGTGCGTAACCCTTCGCTTATCAATGAGTTAGCCGCTGAGTTTGGCAGCCAATGCGTCGTAGTGGCTATTGATACGCGCCACGTAAACGGAGAAAACATCGTACACACGCACGGAGGCCGCACGCCTACACAACTGCAAACGCTGGCTTGGGCGCGGGAAGTAACCGAGCGCGGCGCAGGCGAAATTTTGCTTACGTCTATGGACTCCGACGGCACGAAAGCGGGCTTTGCTGACGCTCTGACACGCACGGTGGCGCAAAGCGTTTCTATCCCCGTGATTGCCTCTGGCGGTGCGGGTACGATGGCACATTTTAAGTCGGTTTTTGAGGAAGGTTGCGCCGATGCTGCACTGGCCGCAGGTATTTTTCACTTTGGCGAAATGACCATACCCGACCTAAAACATTATTTGCAACAAAACGGCATTGCGGTACGGATTTAG